The Pseudodesulfovibrio sediminis genome includes the window TCCCTGCCGGAAATGATGGCCCTTAACCTGCAGTCTCTGGATAGGGTGCAAAAGGATATTGATGCTCGTCAGGAAATGGTCAAAACCCTGGTGGATCGGAAGGTCTATCTGGAAGGCCAGTTGGCGACTGTCGATCAGACGGCGTATTCGTACACCGCTGAAGGGCAACGGATCATGACGCCTGAAGAAGAACTGAAGTCACTGCGCAGTCAATACCTCTCAGCCAAAGCCATCCATTCGGAAAAGCACCCTGATGTCGTCAAGCTCACCGGCCAGATAGCGTTGCTGGAAGCGGAGTTGACGGCCAGAAACACGGCACGGGATATAAACGCCGAGCTTGAGTCCTGGCGTCGGAAACTCACAAGCCTGGAGCGTCAATACACCGGACAGCATCCCGATGTCATCAAAGCCAGAAGTCGCGTCGCCAGCCTTGAGAAAGCCCAGGCGCAAGCGGAAGCAGACAATCATCAGGGTATGTTGAAGCTGGATGTGGATTTGGATCAGGAAAATCCCGCTTATATCAATCTCAAGACGCAGATTGAGGCGACAACGCTTGAGATTCGCAATGAGCGACAAATGCTCGTTGAGTTGCGCAGGAAGTATGATGAGTATGTGGGCTATATTGAGCACAGTCCGCAAGTTGAACAGACCTATCTGCAACTGCAGCGTGACTATCAGAATTCAAGCCAGAAATATCAGGAGACGATGCAGAAGGTTCTGGCCGCACGGCAGGCTCAGGAACTTGAAAAAGAGCATGTCAGCGAAAAGTTCTCTTTGGTCGAACCGCCTGTACTGCCCGAAAAGCCCTACAAACCTCGAAGAGCAGTGTTGTTCGTTGTCGCAATGGTGCTTTCAATCGGGGTGGGCATAGGTTGCATATTGATGGCGGAGCTTCTGGACAGCTCTGTTCATGACGATGGGACCCTGTCCGGGATGATACCTGCGCCTGTTCTCGGGGTCATCCCCTATGTCCAGACTGCCAAGGAGATCAGGAGACAACGGAGGCGCAAGGTGTTCCTGGTGGTTGCCTCCGTGGGGGGCGTTGTAATGGTAACGCTCCTGTTCCATGTTTTTGTTCTTCCGATTGATATTCTTTTCTTCAAAATAATCAACAAGGTGCAGAGAATTGTCTAACGCTCTGTGCAGTAAGGATATTCAATGAGCAAGATAGCGAAAGCATTGAAAAAGGCCCAGGTGGAAAGGCCGGAAGATGTCCATATTGGAACCCGAAATCGTTCCCGCTCTTCCATGGGAAAGGCCTGGGAAGGGCAGAGCTACAAGAATATGCCGGTTCAGGAGGCCCCTGACGGGCACTTGGAGAAGAATCGTTTGCTGACAGATGGCAGCGCCCAGCATATCCGGGACGCCTTTAACGTGCTGCGGGCAAAGCTCTTTCAGAATACGCGCAACAAGGGGCTGAATTCCATCATGGTGACAAGCCCAAGGCGTGGCGAAGGCAAAACGATTGTTGCCATCAATCTGGCCATGAGCATTGCTCGGGACGCGCGACATACAGCCTTGCTGGTCGATACCAACCTGCGATGGCCCGGGGTCGCAAAAACGCTTGGCGTCTGCCGGGGCGGTGAAGCGGGCCTTGAAGACTATCTGGTCGGTAAGGTCGAACCGTCCGAGCTCATGGTCAATCCGGGGATTGAAAACCTCGTGGTGCTGCCCTCTTGTCAGGCGACATCCGAGTCTGCCGATTTGATCAGCTCTTTTAAAATGCAGCAGATGGTTCGGGAATTCAAAAGACAGTCTTCTGATCGGTATGTCGTTTTTGACTGTCCACACCTTCTGGATATGCCGGACTCCCTGGTCTTCTCAACATATGTAGACGGCGTAATTCTGGTTGTTGAAGAAGGAAAGACGTCTCAAGCCGATATCAGAGCTTCTGTTGAGATGCTGGGAGAGGCCCACATTATTGGTGTCATCCTCAACAAACACATAACCCAGTAGGCTGTCATGTTTTGTGATTTCTACAAATTAAAAGAAAATCCCTTCAACATAATCCCGAACCCCGGGATTCTGTATGAGAGTGAAAAGCATGCACTTGCTCTGATATATCTACGATATGGTTTTTCGGAGAACATGGGGCTGGTGCTTTTTACCGGGGATATCGGAACAGGGAAAACGACCCTGCTGAAGTATCTTCTTACGGAACTGACCGACGAGACCGAGGTCGCTGTCGTTTTCAATACGAACGTGGGTGCCGAAGAGCTTCTGCGATTGATCATGATTGAGTTTGAAGTTGAAGGTGTCGGCACGGACAAGTCCAGGAATCTGGATATGCTCAATCAGTATTTGATTGGCGTGTACCAACAGGGCCGCCGGTGTCTGCTGGTTATCGATGAGGGGCAGAACCTCTCGGCAGATGCCTTGGAAGAAGTCCGGCTACTTTCGAATTTGCAGACGGACACACAGCCATTGCTTCAGATTGTTCTGGCTGGCCAGCCGGAGTTGCGGGAGACCATTCAGAGCCCCGGGTTTGAGCAGTTGGCGCAGCGTGTTGCCATCAAATATCATCTGACGCCCCTCTCCCGTGAAGAGCTTGGTGAATACATTCAGTACAGGTTGAAGATGGCGGGTTCCAGTGATGGAAAGCTGTTTTCCGACGCCGCTCTGGATCTTCTCTATGAAGCTGCCGGCGGGGTTCCGCGTTCGACCAATATCCTGTGCAATGCCGCCCTTGTCTATGGGTACGCGGATTCTCTGGAGCAGATATCCAAGAGCGTCATGCAGCAGGTCATTGATGACAACCTCATCATGCAACCAGGCCTTGAGCCCGGAGAGTTTGCGGTTGAGGCTGGACATTCCCCTGTCGCTGAAGGCGAAAGCCTGGGCAAGGTTGACGAGTCTGTCCTGAATCGAGTGCGCGCGTTGGAGGGGCAGGTTGCCAACCTCACGGCCATGGTGAGCTGGCAGGCCGGACAGATTGATGGCTCCCTCGCCAAGGGGCATGAAAATATAATCAAGTCATTGACTGATCTCCTTGATAAGGAGCGCGTTCGATCAGAGGAATATTACGGGCGTTTCTTAGCCTTGTCTTACGAGCAGAAGCGTTTGAAATCACGAATTGAGAGTCGTTCCAGTCCGTGCATGGGAAAAAATGATCTGGAAGAGAACGCTCTGGAAGAGAAGGGTGAAGTGATTCGAAAGAAGAACTTGTTGAAGGCTTTTTCCAATCTGTTTTTTGCCTTCTGTATGTAGCGCCCTTCCCGAACGGAGAAAATAGAACTGGTGGACTCGATGATGTGCAGGTTGATCGGAGTACATGGGTATTCTTTTGGGGTGATTCGTTTGTCTCATTGCGGTCGTCTTTTTCTTCAAAAGAGTAATGATGAAGATACCAGACGGGAGCTGATATATGTATAAAGAACAAGTATATGTCACAACGAGTGTCGCCTTGTTGCTGGACGGTCTCGTTATTATCATAGGTGGCTATGGCGCGTTCTACATCCGGTATGTGGTGGGCGGCTCTTCGTTGGTCATGGAGGGAAGCCTGTTCATCTCCATTGTCCTGTTTCTGATGCTTATTAACTGCTATGTGTTTGGACAACTCGGCTTTTATGCTTCGGATTTCAATCCTCCGCCCTGGTGTGCCTTGAGAAAGATTGTCTTTGCCGTTGCCGTTGATTTTTCCCTGCTGACCCTGGGCTTGTTTTTTCTCAAGTCCGAGAGCATATCTCGAATATTCCTGGGGTCATACGCCATTCTGGTCTTTATCGGACTGGTGTTCATCCGCGCTCTTCTCTTTTTCTTCTTTCGTCGGCGAAGCGATGCCTATGGTTTGAGAAGGGTTTTGCTCATAGGCAGCGCGGACAGGGTTCAGGCGCTGTACGACGCCTTCCAGCGGCAAAAGAGCTGGGGGCATTCTCTTGTCGGCTCGCTCTCCGTTGGCTCCATCTGTGAGATTCAGGGGGTTCCGTACCTGGGAGTGGCCGATGACCTTGCGGCCATCACCACAGAAAAGGACATAGACGAAGTCGTTTTTACTGTGGCGGGAGGAGTCCCGTTTGATTTCCCCCGCTATTTGGATATCTGCAAAAGCATGGGGTTAACCTGCAGTATCGTGCCCGCCATGTTCACTCCTCAAGATGGTAAATGGGGGGTCAAGGTTAGCAGTATTGATGATATCCCGGTCCTGAGTCTCTACGGCTTGTCTATCGATGCTCAAGGCTTGTTTTACAAGCGCCTGCTTGATCTCATCGGTGGAGCTGTCGGCTTCATCATCTTCGCTTTACTGTATATCCCCATTGCAATCGCCATCCGGGCCGAGTCTTCAGGGCCGATTCTCTTTTCCCAGGTCAGGGTTGGTCAGAACAACAGGAAGTTCAGGCTGTATAAATTCAGATCTATGTACTGCGACGCTGAAGAGCGAAAGAAGGAGCTGATGGCCCAGAACGAGATGAACGGGCATATGTTCAAGATGCAGAATGATCCCCGGGTGACGCGCGTCGGAGCCTTTCTTCGGAAAACGTCTCTGGATGAATTTCCGCAGTTCATCAACGTGGTTCGAGGCGAGATGAGTCTGGTGGGGACGCGGCCGCCGACGCCGGACGAAGTTGCACATTACACCGAGTCTGAGCGGCGAAGAATCTCCATGAAACCGGGAGTTACCGGGTTGTGGCAGGTCTCTGGTCGTAATCAGATAAACGAATTTTCAGACGTAGTGCGTCTTGATCTTGATTATATTGATGAATGGCGTTTTATGCGCGATCTTAAAATCTTATTCAAAACTGTCTGGGTAATCTTTCGTAGAGAAGGAGCATCTTGATACATGTCTGCACTTGGAGTCAGTTCGATGATGAAAAAAATATGCTTATGTGTGCTGTGTGCCCTGGTTCTTGTCGGTTGTTCTTCCTCTAAAGAAAGGGGGGCTGAATATACTGAGCGTGCGATGCAGTATTATGAGCAGGGCAAAATAGCAGAAGCCAAGGTTGAGGCGAAGAATGCGATCAAGCTCGCCCCGAAAAATGCAAAGGCATTTCTTGTGTTGGCCAATTGCGCCGCTACGGAGCAGGATTGGGGTGCCGCTTTCGGCGCTTATGAGCAGGCCGCTCAGCTTGATCCGGATTTGTTGGACGCCCAGCTTGGCCTGGGTAGAATGTTCCTGCTGTCGCAGCAGTACGATAAGGTCAATGAAATCGTTGAGCTTGTCTTGGCCAAGGACGAGGAAAACATTGATGCACACCTCTTGAAGGCGGGGAGCCTGCTTCAGTCTGAAAAATATGAAGGGGCCCAGTCTCTGCTCAAAACCATCCTGGCCGAGCATCCCGAGAACACCGACGCCGTCATGGGCCTCGTATCGGTGTATCAAAGAAAGGGGGCGACTCAGGCGGCAGTCGACATTCTGGACAAGGCATTACGGGCAATGCCCGACAGCGTTGCGTTGCAGTATAAGGCCGCATCCCTGGCAGGGGATATGGAGGAGTATGCCAAGGCTGAAGAGCATTACATGAAACTCCTTGATCTAGCCGAAAAAAAAGATCCTGTGCGGTTGATGATCGCGCGGTTGTATGAACGTTCGGGAGAAAAGGTCAAAGCCGAGTCGATGCTCAGAGAGTTGGCGAGTTCCAACCCGGAGAATGTCGAATTCAGATTAGGGCTTGTGGGATTCCTCGTTCGAAACAAGGACTACGACAAGGCTTTGGCCGTCGTTGAAGAGGCATCAGAGGAATCAACCGATGACATACGGATACTGATGGCCCGTGCGGATATTCTCATTGCCAAGAAGAAGTATGATGAAGCGGTATCCGTTCTGCAGGATGTGGTGGAGGAGTATCCGGATCTGCCGATGTCGGCAAAGGCGTTTGTAAAACTCGCCGCTTTGTACCTCATGGAAGAGAATTTTGAGTCGGCCCTTGCTTCGCTTGAAGAAGCCCTTGTACGCGACTCATCCCCGGAGGTCCTGTTCCTCAGGGCGCAAGCCCGGTTGGGGCTGAATGATACCGAGGGTGCGATCGCTGACTTGAGAATTGTCAGAAAGGAGCTGCCGGAGAACTATGCCGCGCGGCAGTTGCTCGCCAGAGCCTATCTGGCTCAGGACAAGGGCCTGATGGCTGTAGAGGAGCTTCATGATATCCTTGAAAGCAATGGGGACTACTCTCCTTCCCGGAGTCTTCTCGTCAAGTATTATGCTCGATACGGGCAGTGGGACCTCGCAGAAGAGGAACTGCACAGGCTCCTGGAGCAAACACCTGACGATCCTTCTTTGCTGCTGGCACTCGGAGATGCCAAAAAGATGCAGGGAGCGTCTGCCGAGGCAAAGACCTATTATGAATCCGTACTCAAATTGCCTGAAGGACACGGCCCGGCATTGTTGCGACTGGGGTTGGTGGCAGAGGCAGAAAAGGAATACGCCAAAGCTATTGCGTACTATGAAAAGACGTTGAAACTCCACCCCAAGTCTGCGGCGGCGATAGAGCGGAAGCTGTTCGCACTCTTTGCCTGGGGCAGGATGGAGGAAGTGCGGGCGTTCCAGCAGCAGCTTCTGGACACCATGCCGGAGAGTGCTGCCCTGCACGACATGTTCGGACGGTTGGCGCTGTCTGGAAAAAACAGTGACCTTGCTGAGCAGGAATTCAGAAAGTCCAGTGAACTGGCTCCTGATTGGTCAGTGCCGTATCAGCGTCTGATCGGTATGCACTGGGCAGACAATGAAATAGACAAGGTCATCAGGGAGTGCCGTCTGGCGTTAAAGAAGAATCCGGATCTCTTTGTTGAGGAGTTCCTGCTTGGGCTGATATATCAGACGAAAGGGGACGTTATCCGCGCTACAAAGGCATACGAGTCTGTCCTGAAGAAGAAGCCCGACTTCCTGCCTGCGGCCAATAATCTTGCCTACCTCTACGCACAGACTGCGCAGGATGATGCCACCTTGGACAAGGCCCTGGACCTGGCAATGGTCGCTGCGGAAAAGGGGAACCCGGAAGCCATGGACACGCTTGGTTGGGTTTACCATCTGCAAGGTAACCGGGAACAGTCCATCGAAACCTTGAGCAAGGCCTATGAAAAGGTGCCCGACAATAAGGTGGTGGCCTACCACTTGGCCGTGGTGCTGGCAAAATGGTCGTACACGACCGAAGCGCGTAAAATCGTGAACAAGGCGTTGGCCGGCGGAGAGGTGTTTCCCGAGCGGAAAGACTTTGAAGAGTTGCTCAAGACGCTTTAGGGCAGCGTCCTTTTTCAGGATTCTGGCTTTGACATAATAAGAGCCGTTGCACTGTGCGTGCAACGGCTCTTATTTGTTGGGTGATCGTTTTTACTGCTGTTTGCTGCGCAGCCCAACCAGTCCGATCAAACCGGATATGAGGAGCAGGGCTGCTCCGGGAAGCGGTACGGGGCTGGTTTTTACTTCGGATATCGAGAAAGTGCCGTCCAGGACAATTTTATCCCAGGTTTTGCCGATAGCACCCGAAATGTCGCAGAAGTGCGTGGCGACATTTCCCAGATAGGCTGTGCCGGGGAGTGTATTCCAGGAATCATAGGTCATGTCATCCAGAACAACAGCGGCATCAAAAGCAATGGAAGCAGTAGGGTTTGGTACCATGAAATAGTCATACAGATTGCCGTCATGGATGAGGGTGAAGTCTGTAAATTCAGCAGATACACCTTCTTCCTGCATGGTAAATCCACTGGGGTCGGTTGCTGCTGGCAGGTTATCAAAGGAGAAAGTAGCCGCGTGACCACTTCCTGCTATGAGGACCAAAGCCAAAGAAAAGAAGAGGGCCATTTTTTTCATTTTTGAACTCCACGGGTTACAGGTTTCAATACTCCACAAAGGTCGTTTGCATTTGCTGTGCCATGGTAAAAAAGCTAGTTAAATCAGATGATAAGCACATTTTATCAAATGAGGAGAGCAGAATTCTTGTTTTTGCAGATACAGGCTGTAATGCGGGTCAGGGGCGCATCGTGGGCGACAAAAAAATCATATTCACCACCATTTCAAGTGGTTATAATATTTTATTGTCTGTCTTTTGCGCTCTTGAAACATCGCCAAAACGTATGTGCTGCAGGAGTATGCGGGGGGATTCATGTCTGATTTTTTCAGACTGCCAGGCGTTGGTGAAAGGTCAAATGACCCTTGTTACTTCATGCTTGCGAGTATCATTCAAGGGGCCTTAAGGCGATCCATAAAAAAAGGCTGATGCAGGACGCATCAGCCTTTGTTCATTCTGGTAGTCGGCCATCCTATTCAGTGATCACGATAAGGTGCATTTCGCGGGGGCCGTGCGCGCCGTGGACCATGTGGGCTTCGATGTCTGCGGTTTTTGACGGACCGGATATGAAATTGAAGGAGACCGGAAGCGATGCGCGGTTTTCCAGTTGGGCATACAGCTCGGGGAGGTCGGCCACCAGTTGGTCGAGCGTCAGGACGGCCACGTGAACCGAGGGGACGAGCGAGGTGGCTCTGCCCCGGCCCGGTCCTGCCATCACGGCGATGGCGCCGCAGTCGGCGGCACACCAGTCCGCGCCGGTGATGCCCATGTAGGCGGCCTCGGCCTGGTGGCGCAGGCGCAGTTTCTCTGTCAGTTCGTCCTTGTCGGGATCAATAGCGGATATATCGACGGCGATACCGTCCTGCTTGCAGTGTCCTTCCAGGTTCAGTCCATGCAGGAGCGGATTGTCGTGCATGGTGATCCGCTTTTCGCCGCCCCACTCCGTGTCCGTGGTCCGGGCTATCTCGGCGATGGTTTTGCCTGCCCCGTCAGTGGATGAAGCCGTGTGGATCCGGAGATTCAATATCGCGGCAAATTCCTTGAGCGTTGCCAGCAGATCCAGTCGTTCCTTACGGGTGCGGTTGGTCCGGGCGAGCAATGCATCCAGTTCGCCGGGCTCGCGGGAGTCGAAGAGCGGTTCCCTGACCGCCCTGGTCGAGCTGTTCCGGCCCAGAGCGTCCCGCAGTCGAGTGAAGAAGGTCTGTTCCGCATTATTCATTGGAGTCTCCTTTCAGTCGCGGAGCGTGCACGGTTTTCCATCGTTCGCCGAAGGTCTGTCGGGCAATGGGCGGGAAATCGCGGTCAGCTGTCCATTTGCCCAGGGGCCCGATGCCTTTTTTGAGCATCCCGTCACTCACGAAGGGAGCCTGGGCCAGCCGTCCCGTCTTGACCAGGAGATTGTAGGCCGTGCGGCTGGACATGGCCGCGTACCATCCTTTGAAGGCCAGAGCTTCGCCCTTGTCCACGGGGGCAACGTCCCATTGCTCGTCTCCGTAGGCGAGCATGTGGCGCAGCTCGGAGAGCATGCGCGGCAGGTCGTTGTTGACCGGACAGATGTCCTTGCACGCGCCGCACAGGCTTTCACCCCGGCAGAGGTCGGCGTGTTTGTTGACGCCGTTGAACAGCGGCATGACCACGGCGCCGATGGGACCGGGATAGGGCGCGTTGTACGCGTGCCCGCCGATACGCCCGTAGACCGGGCAGATGTTCAGGCAGCTGCCGCAGCGGATGCAGGACAGCACTTCGCGAAACCGGGGGTCGGCCAGCATCTTCATGCGTCCGTTGTCGATGATGACCAGATGAAATTCTTCGGGACCGTCTGGTTCTCCGGGCTGGCGCGGCCCGCCCAGAAAGCTGACGTAGGTGGAGATTTTCTGTGCCGCCGCACCGCGTGTGAGCAGGCGCAGGAGCATGTCGTGCTCGGCCAGGGTGGCGATGACGCGCTCCATGCCCATGAGGGCCACATGGACCTTGGGCATGGTGGTGGACATGCGGATGTTGCCTTCGTTGGATACCAGCGAGATGTGGCCGGTCTCGGCGCAGGCCAGGTTGCAGCCCGAGATGCCCATGTCCGCGGACAGGAGCTTTTCCCGCAGGGCCTTGCGGGCCGCCTTGGTCAGGGTCGGCGGGTCTTCGGAGTAGGGGATGCCCAGTTCTTTTTCGAACAGACGACCGATCTGCTGTTTGTCCATATGGATGCAGGGCGCGATGATATGAGAGGGTGCGTCGTGGGCAAGCTGGATGATGAATTCGCCGAGGTCGGTTTCCACCACCTCGATGTCGTGGGCTTCCAGCAGGTGGTCCACGCCGATTTCAGCGGAGGTCATGGACTTGCCTTTGACCACGCGCTTCACTTCGTTCTTTTGCGCAACCTTAAGGCAGTAGTTGCGGGCGTCCTCGGCAGTCTTCGCAAAGTAGACATGGCCGCCGTTGGCCCGGATTTTTTCTGTCAGGGTGGTGAGCACCTTGTCGAGGTTGTCCAGGGTGCGCATGCGCGCTTTCTTGGCCTTGTCGCGGAGTTCCTGAGAGATTTCTGTCTTCCAGAGGTGGCGGGTGCCTTTGCCGATACGGTCCTGGATCATGCGGATGGCGCTGTGCAGCCGTTCGTCGCCAAGCGCTTCGTTGGCCAGTTCCCGATAGGATTTGTCGCTCTGTTCGTGCATGGTTATTTTCCGGTGTTTGCCAGGATTTCGGCGATGTGCAGGGCGCGGACCGGGGAGTCGATCCGGCTCAGGCGTCCTTCGATATTCATGAGACAGCTGACGTCGCACCCGGCAACGGCATCGGCCCCGGTGGCGAGGATGGTCTGGATCTTGTCGTCGACCATGGCCGTGGAGATTTCAGGATACTTGACGCTGAAGGTGCCGCCGAAGCCGCAACACCTGTCGGACTCGTCCATCTCAATAAGGGAAAGACCGGGGATATTCTCCAGCAGCAGGCGGGGTTGCGAGCGGATGCCGAGTCCTCGCGAGAGGTGGCAGGAGTCGTGGTAGGTGACAGAGCCGTCAAAGCGGCTGTTCAGCTGACTGCCGGGGTCGGTGACGCCAAGGACATCAACCAGATATTCGGTGAATTCATAGGTGTTGGCCGCGACTTTTCTGGCTCGGGCGAGCATGGCCGGCTCGTCGCGGAACAGGTCGAGATAGTGGTGACGGACCATGTGGACGCAGGAGCCGGATGGGCAGACGATGGCATTGTGGTTTTCAAAAATGTCAATGAAGCGTCTGGCGGCCTTGGTCGCCTCCCGGCGGTAGCCGCTGTTAAAGGCCGGCTGACCGCAGCAGGTCTGATTTTCCGGGTAGACCATGGAGACGCCGAGGGTGTCGAGGACGTGAACCATGGCGTCGCCGATTTCGGGCTTCAGGCTGTCCACAAGGCATTGAATGAAGAGCGTGGCGGTATGTTTTGTCATATTTTTTACATCGTAAGGGAGTCATGCGTGAAAATAAGGTGCCGATGGTGCCTTCTCTTGTCTCAACTTGCAAGGAGTTTCATGTTGAGCTAGAAAAGCCAACGCCTTGGCGTATGTTGCACTCTTGTCAATTTTTACTTTTTTCCCTGAGAGGTCTCATGAAACGTTGTCTCCTCTGCTTCGCCATGGTGTGTATCATGTGCGTGGCCTCCGTCGCCCATGCGGGCAAGGCCGTTATCGCGGTCAGCCAGTTTGTTGAACATCCGGCCCTTGACGCCGTGCTTGAAGGATTCAAGGACGAGCTCAAAGAAGGCGGCGTGGACGTTGAGTACAAAATCTACAACGCCCATGGAAACATGAGCGTCGTGTATCAGATCGCCACGCAGATCGTCGGCGACAAGCCAGACATGATCGTGGCCATTGCCACCCCGACCGCCCAGGCCTGTGTCAAACAATACGACAAGGTGCCCGCACTTGCCGGAACACCCATGCTGTTCACCGCCATCACCGATCCCCTGGCCGCAGGACTGGTCTCCAACTACGAGAAGCCGGGCGGCGACATTACCGGAGTGTCCAACCAGATGCCCATGGGCGAACATCTGGACATGATCAGAAAGTTTTTCCCGCAGCTGAAAAAACTCGGCGTCATCTACAACGGCGGCGAAGTGAACTCCATTTCCAGCCTGAAGCGGTTGCGTCCGGCAGCAGCCGAGCGCGGTGTGGAGCTGGTGGAGACGACCGTGACCAACTCGGCGGATGTGCAGCAGGCCGCTGTCAGCCTGGTCGGCAACGTGGACGCCATCTTCATCCCCACAGACAACACCGTTGTTTCGGCCATGGACGTGGTGGTCAAGGTCTGCCGTCGCAGTCAGACCCCGCTGTTCGTTGCGGATACGGACTCCGTGTCACGAGGCGCGATCGCAGCCCTCGGTTTTGATTATTACCTCCACGGCCGCCAGACCGGCGCCATGGCGATCCGTATCCTCAATGGTGAAAAGCCTGCGGATATGCCTGTTGAATTCCAGAAGAAGCTGGCTTTCCACGTCTTCCCCACCGCAGCCGAAAAAATGGGTGTCACCATTCCCGAGGCGCTGATCAAGGAAGCGGACATCATTCACAAATAACCGATTTGTTACGCTCACCAGCAGGGTGCCGTCCTTTTTTGAGGGGCGGCACCTTTTTTTGTGCACAGCGCTCCCCGGCGAGAGATATGGTGAGTAGCTCCGGGGGCTGCTTTATGGTATTTTTGCCTTCCTTTTTCATGAACAAACAGCAGAGAGTGACCATGAGTACATTGACTGAAATGCTTGAAAGAATCAGCGATCTTGAAAAGGAACTGGTGCAGGAGCTGGCTCAGAAGCATGAGAATCTGCTCTATACCATCGAGAAAAAGAAGATACGATTCAGTGCGGAGGTACAGCTCCAGCACGAGTTGCTGGTCACCAAATTTTCCGACTATGTGTACGACTCCGGCCTGTTCATCATTCTAACGATCCCGATCATCTGGCTGGCTCTTGTTCCGGCCTTGTTCCTCGACCTGGTTGTCGTGCTTT containing:
- a CDS encoding LutB/LldF family L-lactate oxidation iron-sulfur protein, encoding MHEQSDKSYRELANEALGDERLHSAIRMIQDRIGKGTRHLWKTEISQELRDKAKKARMRTLDNLDKVLTTLTEKIRANGGHVYFAKTAEDARNYCLKVAQKNEVKRVVKGKSMTSAEIGVDHLLEAHDIEVVETDLGEFIIQLAHDAPSHIIAPCIHMDKQQIGRLFEKELGIPYSEDPPTLTKAARKALREKLLSADMGISGCNLACAETGHISLVSNEGNIRMSTTMPKVHVALMGMERVIATLAEHDMLLRLLTRGAAAQKISTYVSFLGGPRQPGEPDGPEEFHLVIIDNGRMKMLADPRFREVLSCIRCGSCLNICPVYGRIGGHAYNAPYPGPIGAVVMPLFNGVNKHADLCRGESLCGACKDICPVNNDLPRMLSELRHMLAYGDEQWDVAPVDKGEALAFKGWYAAMSSRTAYNLLVKTGRLAQAPFVSDGMLKKGIGPLGKWTADRDFPPIARQTFGERWKTVHAPRLKGDSNE
- a CDS encoding (Fe-S)-binding protein, with product MTKHTATLFIQCLVDSLKPEIGDAMVHVLDTLGVSMVYPENQTCCGQPAFNSGYRREATKAARRFIDIFENHNAIVCPSGSCVHMVRHHYLDLFRDEPAMLARARKVAANTYEFTEYLVDVLGVTDPGSQLNSRFDGSVTYHDSCHLSRGLGIRSQPRLLLENIPGLSLIEMDESDRCCGFGGTFSVKYPEISTAMVDDKIQTILATGADAVAGCDVSCLMNIEGRLSRIDSPVRALHIAEILANTGK
- a CDS encoding ABC transporter substrate-binding protein, which produces MKRCLLCFAMVCIMCVASVAHAGKAVIAVSQFVEHPALDAVLEGFKDELKEGGVDVEYKIYNAHGNMSVVYQIATQIVGDKPDMIVAIATPTAQACVKQYDKVPALAGTPMLFTAITDPLAAGLVSNYEKPGGDITGVSNQMPMGEHLDMIRKFFPQLKKLGVIYNGGEVNSISSLKRLRPAAAERGVELVETTVTNSADVQQAAVSLVGNVDAIFIPTDNTVVSAMDVVVKVCRRSQTPLFVADTDSVSRGAIAALGFDYYLHGRQTGAMAIRILNGEKPADMPVEFQKKLAFHVFPTAAEKMGVTIPEALIKEADIIHK